In the Heteronotia binoei isolate CCM8104 ecotype False Entrance Well chromosome 13, APGP_CSIRO_Hbin_v1, whole genome shotgun sequence genome, one interval contains:
- the RIBC1 gene encoding RIB43A-like with coiled-coils protein 1 codes for MHKVDLQPDPTEATAIEARRNREKQRQSRIFNARYRKMGVDLEGLKSQVEERKLREEAEKRRDEAFDADRVQYDKIAQMLEEEEQQRKKRLHQELVDFQQQKQQPPTRREWDIHDPEAVRKGHPARVSDDDPRCGPSSLQRFAGEDLNHAVKQKLLKEKNRQELEDQRAEREKALADRKYAGEYLGGQERIELDLRALELALLEDECRRAKAMAIADFNRNQAAEVVEKHRLAQQREQDDNNTEIYNHLTGNLLTENPDVAKSLIGPHRMVPYCWKGMSPEQLEAIRRMQKEQCKENQRLRQERQQLEAEWDRQRHLAARAGMVMEEQEQDFRLQLRKSLDAYNRELAEAQKTNLRYLEKEVYSNPPTAQYHLQFNTSSR; via the exons GTGGATCTCGAAGGCCTGAAGAGCCAGGTGGAAGAGCGGAAGCTGAGAGAGGAAGCAGAGAAGCGGCGGGACGAAGCTTTCG ATGCGGACCGGGTCCAATATGACAAGATCGCCCAGATGCTGGAGGAAGAGGAGCAGCAGCGGAAAAAGCGGCTCCACCAGGAGCTGGTGGActtccagcagcagaagcagcagccccCCACCCGGCGGGAGTGGGACATCCACGACCCCGAGGCGGTGCGTAAGGGGCACCCAGCCCGCGTGAGCGATGACGACCCCCGCTGCGGCCCATCGAGCCTGCAGCGCTTTGCCGGCGAGGATCTCAACCACGCCGTCAAGCAGAAGCTGCTGAAGGAGAAGAACCGACAGGAGCTGGAGGACCAGCGGGCGGAGCGGGAAAAGGCCCTGGCAGACCGCAAATACGCAGGCGA ATACCTTGGAGGACAAGAGAGGATCGAGCTCGACCTGCGGGCCTTGGAGCTGGCTCTCCTGGAGGACGAATGCCGCAGGGCAAAAGCCATGGCGATCGCGGACTTCAACCG aaACCAGGCCGCAGAGGTCGTCGAGAAGCATCGTCTGGCCCAACAGCGGGAACAGGACGATAACAACACCGAGATCTACAACCACCTTACTGGCAACCTGCTGACGGAAAACCCAGACGTGGCCAAAAGCCTGATCGGGCCACACCGGATGGTCCCCTACTGCTGGAAGGGGATGAGTCCCGAGCAACTGGAGGCCATACGAAGAATGCAGAAAGAGCAGTGCAAAGAGAACCAG AGGTTGCGGCAGGAACGGCAGCAATTGGAGGCGGAATGGGACCGGCAGCGCCACTTGGCCGCCCGGGCCGGCATGGTgatggaggagcaggagcaggatTTCCGCCTGCAGCTGCGGAAGAGCCTGGACGCCTACAACCGGGAGCTGGCAGAAGCACAGAAGACCAA CTTACGGTACCTGGAGAAGGAGGTGTACTCCAACCCCCCCACCGCCCAGTACCACCTGCAGTTCAACACCAGCAGTCGCTGA
- the HSD17B10 gene encoding 3-hydroxyacyl-CoA dehydrogenase type-2: MSVALRSVKGMVGLVTGGASGLGRATAERLVQQGASAVLLDLPKSEGEAVARSLGEQCAFAPADVTSESDVKAALGLAQEKFGRLDVVVNCAGVAVAFKTYNMKKDIPHNLEDFQRVINVNIAGTFNVIRLAAGLMGRNEPDADGHKGVIINTASVAAFEGQVGQAAYSASKGGIVGMTLPIARDLAPMGIRVVTIAPGLFATPLLASLPEKVRTFLARQVPFPSRLGAPEEYAHLVQCIVENPMLNGEVIRLDGAIRMQP; the protein is encoded by the exons ATGTCGGTGGCCTTGAGGAGCGTGAAG GGAATGGTCGGCCTTGTGACTGGCGGAGCTTCTGGGCTGGGCCGGGCCACGGCAGAGCGGCTGGTGCAGCAGGGAGCCAGCGCCGTGCTGCTGGACCTCCCGAAGTCTGAGGGGGAGGCAGTGGCCAGGTCCCTGGGGGAGCAATGCGCCTTCGCTCCGGCAGAT GTCACGTCTGAGTCGGACGTCAAGGCCGCTTTGGGTCTCGCGCAGGAGAAATTTGGGCGCCTGGACGTGGTGGTGAACTGTGCCGGCGTGGCCGTGGCGTTCAAGACCTACAACATGAAGAAAGACATCCCCCACAACTTGGAGGACTTCCAGAGAGTCATCAAC GTCAACATCGCGGGAACGTTCAACGTCATCCGCCTGGCGGCAGGCTTGATGGGGCGGAATGAGCCCGACGCAGATGGACACAAAGGGGTGATCATCAACACGGCCAGCGTGGCGGCCTTCGAGGGACAG GTCGGCCAGGCGGCTTACTCGGCATCCAAGGGAGGCATCGTGGGAATGACCCTGCCCATTGCTCGGGATTTGGCCCCCATGGGCATCCGAGTCGTCACCATTGCGCCAG GCCTTTTTGCCACCCCCCTGCTGGCGTCGCTCCCCGAAAAGGTACGGACTTTCCTGGCTCGGCAGGTGCCATTCCCGAGCCGCCTGGGCGCCCCGGAGGAGTATGCTCATCTGGTGCAGTGCATCGTGGAGAACCCCATGCTCAACGGCGAAGTGATCCGGCTGGACGGCGCGATCCGGATGCAGCCCTGA